One Gimesia aquarii DNA segment encodes these proteins:
- a CDS encoding RimK family alpha-L-glutamate ligase: MRIAILGNKGSWYCKKLSDAANTRGHAAFRLEFRDLASHVLEMQQEQFFSFDTDSNHNRLTDFSCLIIRTMPPGSLEQVVFRMDLLGRLEHSGVTVFNSPRSIECAVDKYLTTSRLAAAKLPVPTTAVCESSEAAMQQFQQMGGDVVVKPLFGSEGRGIFRISDPDLAYRSFRTLERTQAVIYLQQYISHPGYDTRILILNGNVIGAIRRHSNNDFRTNLSRQAHAESYLPNDLEAELAIRAAELTYTEFAGVDLLYRSDSPNECYVLEVNAVPGWRGFQSVTKVDVASLVIEYLEQKRNNVDSSQS; this comes from the coding sequence GTGCGGATCGCCATTCTTGGAAATAAGGGAAGCTGGTACTGTAAAAAGCTGAGCGATGCTGCAAATACACGCGGACATGCGGCATTCCGACTTGAATTCCGTGATTTAGCTTCTCATGTTTTGGAAATGCAACAGGAGCAGTTTTTTAGTTTTGACACGGATAGTAACCATAACAGGCTGACCGACTTTAGTTGTCTCATTATTCGCACAATGCCCCCTGGCTCGTTAGAGCAAGTCGTTTTTCGCATGGATCTCTTAGGACGCCTGGAACATTCAGGAGTCACCGTCTTCAATTCACCTCGATCAATTGAGTGTGCGGTTGATAAATATCTGACTACATCACGTCTGGCAGCAGCGAAGCTACCAGTGCCCACGACGGCTGTTTGCGAATCATCTGAAGCAGCCATGCAGCAATTTCAACAAATGGGAGGCGATGTTGTTGTCAAACCCTTGTTTGGCTCCGAAGGTCGAGGCATCTTTCGTATTAGTGATCCTGATCTCGCCTACCGTTCCTTCCGCACTCTGGAACGTACACAAGCAGTAATATATCTGCAACAATACATTTCACATCCTGGCTATGATACTCGTATCCTGATTCTCAATGGAAACGTAATTGGGGCTATCCGCCGTCACAGTAATAATGATTTTCGCACTAATCTTTCGCGGCAAGCGCATGCTGAATCCTATCTTCCTAATGACCTCGAAGCAGAACTTGCGATTCGCGCCGCGGAATTAACATATACCGAATTTGCAGGTGTAGATTTACTTTATCGATCAGATTCTCCAAATGAGTGCTACGTGTTGGAAGTCAATGCAGTTCCGGGTTGGCGCGGCTTTCAATCTGTAACAAAAGTGGATGTCGCTTCTCTGGTAATTGAATATCTGGAACAGAAACGAAACAATGTAGATTCATCGCAAAGTTAA
- a CDS encoding inositol monophosphatase family protein, whose product MELNTLLTALQTHLPEILRWSGAIAKRLRHFNIAVENKSSGSALTDALTLADLTLQELIVAALRDRDPIFLECRMEAEEKTGDLNRFSEDSPYVLSIDPIDGTKQYRDKTADGYCVMIHLRDSETVHYSLVYIPETGDQGTWVEAVHQRVVCGPDDLNRPAREVLDAMPTIDPQSRSESNRIYLIGFQNKDTSNAQLVTEAGLKGVPPEEMPGSIYDHLATGEFGGSLIHTPNVYDFPVSLHIARILGGDAVWVHNGASVNFHEHWLDDRADMLRLPGITACSANPQTLEILCQLAKDWSQIRYED is encoded by the coding sequence GTGGAACTAAATACACTCTTAACTGCTTTACAAACTCATTTACCTGAGATTTTGCGGTGGTCAGGCGCTATTGCCAAACGTTTAAGACACTTCAATATCGCGGTTGAAAATAAATCTTCGGGTAGCGCACTGACAGACGCATTGACATTGGCAGATTTAACTCTGCAAGAATTGATCGTAGCCGCACTCCGTGACCGCGATCCGATTTTCCTGGAATGCAGAATGGAGGCAGAAGAAAAAACAGGAGACCTCAACCGTTTTTCAGAGGACTCTCCCTACGTTCTTTCAATTGACCCAATAGATGGCACCAAACAGTATCGCGATAAAACCGCAGATGGTTATTGTGTGATGATCCATCTACGAGATAGTGAAACCGTCCACTACTCACTAGTATATATTCCGGAAACCGGCGATCAGGGAACCTGGGTAGAAGCCGTTCACCAAAGGGTGGTGTGTGGCCCCGATGACTTGAACCGTCCAGCACGTGAGGTTCTGGATGCTATGCCGACCATCGATCCCCAGTCAAGATCAGAGTCAAATCGAATATACCTAATCGGCTTTCAAAACAAAGATACTTCGAATGCCCAACTCGTGACTGAAGCGGGACTAAAAGGAGTTCCTCCGGAAGAAATGCCGGGGAGCATTTACGATCATCTAGCGACCGGAGAATTTGGGGGCTCTCTCATTCATACTCCCAATGTTTACGATTTTCCGGTTTCATTACACATTGCCCGGATACTAGGCGGGGATGCTGTCTGGGTACACAATGGTGCTTCAGTGAATTTCCATGAACATTGGCTGGATGATCGAGCTGACATGTTGCGTTTGCCAGGGATTACGGCCTGCAGTGCCAATCCTCAAACGTTAGAGATTCTTTGCCAGTTGGCGAAAGACTGGAGTCAAATTCGTTATGAAGATTGA
- a CDS encoding class I SAM-dependent methyltransferase: MAPLSSPQKTGKKRIRLKKSLKSLIEFRGGNQVDQTQFQSTTRKLYDGPAGAVLYLASKLSLHDPLVGRIIKTRRFDVTEFRSILDIGSGAGQILGHLLRETHPDARLVACDLSHQMLKRARSRMDSQRPNYLSADLTNLPFLDESFDCVTCGWVLEYVTDPRHGLSEIYRVLQPGGSLFLLATEDKFSGMLNSRTWKCRTYNRVELEQAFEDSGLPWKEQLWFTPIHQFLKLGGIIVEATKPTEPATTSIQSS, encoded by the coding sequence ATGGCTCCATTAAGTTCTCCCCAAAAAACTGGTAAAAAACGGATACGCTTAAAAAAATCATTGAAATCACTGATTGAATTTCGTGGTGGAAATCAAGTTGATCAAACCCAGTTTCAATCCACGACGCGAAAACTCTATGACGGTCCTGCAGGAGCGGTTCTTTATTTAGCGAGTAAATTATCACTGCATGACCCACTAGTTGGTCGTATTATCAAAACCCGCCGTTTTGATGTCACAGAGTTTCGCAGCATTTTAGATATCGGTTCTGGAGCAGGGCAGATTCTGGGGCACCTACTTCGTGAAACTCATCCGGATGCACGGCTGGTAGCCTGCGATTTATCGCATCAAATGTTAAAACGTGCCAGGAGCCGAATGGATAGCCAGCGCCCCAACTACCTTTCAGCTGACCTTACGAATCTACCTTTTTTGGATGAATCATTTGATTGTGTTACCTGTGGTTGGGTATTGGAGTACGTAACAGATCCAAGACATGGATTGTCAGAGATTTATCGTGTACTTCAGCCGGGGGGTAGTCTGTTTCTACTGGCAACTGAGGACAAATTCTCCGGAATGTTAAACAGTCGCACCTGGAAATGTCGCACTTATAACCGTGTTGAGTTAGAACAAGCATTCGAGGACTCGGGGTTGCCATGGAAAGAACAACTTTGGTTTACGCCAATTCATCAGTTCTTGAAGCTGGGAGGTATCATTGTTGAAGCTACCAAACCAACAGAGCCAGCGACGACTTCCATTCAATCTTCATAA
- a CDS encoding Sua5/YciO/YrdC/YwlC family protein: MTERINLKQSDDPRDVIHLAVQHLANGELVAFPTATAYVIAGQSLNFAAMSKLRSLSNTDEPLVICVKGFDEGLDYLPEMPPIGRKLAKRCWPGPVIMQMKRLSNDSLFSHIPEEIQTLISPDVHVRLRAPAHEIIFQTMRLSPAPLVLLNEQSKYQTADSIMTDFNGQVALIIDDGPSRFGDQSTIVTISDNDWKIQEPGVVTETTLKRLSSEIYMFVCTGNTCRSPMAEGLFRKLLSEKLGCLEEELADHGFIVGSAGLAAALGAPPSPESIAILAEQGIDIRGHESQPLTERLLDQSDYIYTMTQGHRLAILAERPDLEETVKLLSPDGHDISDPIGGGLQCYVDCKKEIEKHLKSIIAQINVT, translated from the coding sequence ATGACCGAACGGATCAATCTCAAACAATCTGACGACCCCCGGGATGTGATACATCTTGCTGTTCAACATCTGGCGAATGGAGAATTGGTCGCATTCCCGACGGCAACGGCTTATGTCATCGCAGGCCAGTCGCTAAATTTCGCGGCAATGAGTAAACTTAGATCACTTTCAAACACAGATGAACCACTTGTGATCTGTGTAAAGGGGTTCGATGAAGGACTTGATTATTTGCCAGAAATGCCCCCTATAGGCCGCAAACTGGCTAAACGTTGCTGGCCTGGTCCTGTGATTATGCAAATGAAACGACTAAGCAATGACAGCTTATTCTCACATATTCCAGAAGAGATTCAGACACTAATCAGTCCAGACGTCCATGTCCGTTTACGGGCTCCTGCCCATGAAATTATTTTCCAGACCATGCGGCTCTCCCCTGCTCCACTAGTACTATTGAACGAACAATCAAAATACCAGACCGCCGATTCCATCATGACTGATTTCAATGGGCAAGTTGCTTTGATCATTGATGATGGCCCCTCTCGCTTTGGTGATCAATCTACCATAGTCACTATTTCCGATAACGACTGGAAGATCCAGGAACCTGGTGTAGTTACTGAAACTACTCTAAAAAGATTGTCAAGCGAGATTTACATGTTTGTTTGCACAGGCAATACCTGTCGCAGCCCAATGGCAGAAGGGCTTTTCCGCAAATTACTCTCAGAGAAGCTTGGCTGCCTGGAAGAGGAATTGGCTGACCATGGCTTTATCGTTGGCTCAGCTGGCCTGGCTGCAGCACTCGGTGCCCCCCCCAGCCCGGAAAGCATTGCGATTCTAGCAGAACAAGGAATTGATATTCGAGGCCACGAGAGCCAGCCACTAACCGAGCGACTGCTTGATCAATCCGATTATATCTACACCATGACTCAAGGACATCGTTTAGCAATTCTGGCAGAACGGCCTGATCTGGAAGAGACTGTCAAACTGCTCTCACCCGATGGGCACGATATTTCTGACCCGATTGGGGGAGGCCTTCAATGCTATGTAGATTGCAAGAAAGAAATTGAGAAACATTTGAAGTCAATCATTGCACAGATCAACGTCACTTGA
- the rpiB gene encoding ribose 5-phosphate isomerase B has protein sequence MKIAVASDHRGFATKEKILTLLNQLGHEALDYGPDDGESVDYPDYAVKVAKDIGKDAIDRGILICGTGMGMCIVANKFAGVRATPCHDDITAQMSRLHNDSNVLCLSADLLGDRLVNRMIEIWLKEEFEGGRHARRLEKLNKVEEQNMPPQ, from the coding sequence ATGAAAATAGCAGTTGCCAGTGATCACCGAGGATTTGCTACCAAGGAGAAAATCCTCACACTATTAAATCAGTTAGGTCATGAAGCACTCGATTATGGACCTGATGATGGTGAAAGTGTGGATTACCCGGACTATGCTGTTAAAGTAGCAAAAGACATCGGTAAAGACGCTATTGATCGTGGCATCCTGATTTGTGGTACAGGAATGGGGATGTGCATTGTCGCAAACAAGTTTGCAGGAGTCAGAGCAACCCCATGTCATGATGATATTACTGCGCAAATGAGCCGTCTACATAATGACTCAAATGTGCTTTGTCTTTCTGCTGACTTACTTGGAGATCGGCTTGTTAATCGAATGATCGAAATCTGGCTCAAAGAAGAGTTTGAGGGAGGCCGACATGCCCGTCGCTTGGAAAAATTGAACAAAGTCGAAGAGCAAAACATGCCTCCTCAGTAG
- the gcvH gene encoding glycine cleavage system protein GcvH has translation MDQGSLKFTKTHEWVGVEGEIATVGITDFAVNQLTDLVYIELPEVGSSYEAGKVFGEVESVKAVSDLYSPVSGEITEANSALVDDQSPLSDDPFGAGWITKVKMSNPAELDQFMNAEEYRKFCESEAH, from the coding sequence ATGGATCAGGGCAGTTTAAAATTTACTAAAACTCATGAGTGGGTCGGCGTTGAAGGTGAGATTGCAACTGTAGGCATCACCGATTTTGCTGTCAATCAGTTGACTGATCTCGTTTACATTGAGCTTCCTGAAGTCGGATCGAGCTATGAAGCAGGCAAGGTATTTGGGGAAGTAGAAAGTGTCAAAGCTGTCAGTGACCTGTATTCGCCTGTCAGCGGTGAAATTACTGAAGCAAATAGTGCTCTGGTCGATGACCAGTCGCCACTTTCAGATGACCCCTTTGGGGCTGGCTGGATCACTAAAGTCAAGATGTCAAATCCAGCAGAACTGGATCAGTTTATGAATGCTGAAGAATATCGCAAATTTTGTGAATCGGAAGCACACTAA
- the gcvPA gene encoding aminomethyl-transferring glycine dehydrogenase subunit GcvPA: MPYLFNTPEQQQEMLETIGVSSVESLFATIPSELRLDRKLNIPPALTEMELQSHVSNLAEKNIGPSSRVCMLGGGAYDHFIPAAVDEIARRGEFYTAYTPYQAEASQGSLQTFFEFQSLICRLTGMDVSNASLYEGGTCVSEATFMAMRVTNRHNRIVLLGSMHPEYRQVVESYLNHLNCEVVVVPCVNGCVDPADVDEVMNDQTACLVMQHPNFLGTLEEAEQLTEIAHKYGALSVVSYDPISLGLLKRPGDYGADIAIAEGQSLGTPLQFGGPYLGLFSCSKKFVRRMPGRLIGQTVDRNGKSCFVLNLQAREQHIRRDKATSNICSNQGLIAIRATVYLSLLGKQGIREVANLSCQKAHYAAEQLSQIEGINLLFNNRPFFKEFVISCSEGPDYLLRKARQAGFDLGPELSRFDFQNGSELYQTGVLVAITEQRTRAEIDRLVMALKA; the protein is encoded by the coding sequence GTGCCTTACCTCTTCAATACACCAGAACAACAGCAGGAAATGCTAGAAACCATTGGCGTCTCCTCTGTTGAATCTTTGTTTGCGACCATTCCTTCAGAGTTACGTCTAGACCGTAAACTTAATATCCCTCCAGCACTGACAGAAATGGAACTACAGTCACACGTCTCGAATCTGGCAGAGAAAAATATCGGCCCGAGTTCACGAGTCTGCATGTTGGGTGGCGGGGCATATGATCATTTCATCCCTGCTGCCGTTGACGAGATTGCCCGACGTGGCGAATTTTACACGGCCTACACTCCCTATCAAGCAGAAGCCAGCCAGGGAAGCTTGCAGACATTTTTCGAATTTCAGTCGTTGATCTGCCGATTAACGGGCATGGACGTTTCGAATGCCAGCCTGTACGAAGGAGGCACCTGCGTCAGCGAAGCGACTTTCATGGCGATGCGAGTCACAAACCGCCATAATCGAATCGTGCTGCTGGGATCAATGCACCCCGAATATCGACAGGTTGTGGAATCGTACTTAAATCACCTGAACTGCGAAGTGGTTGTTGTTCCCTGTGTTAATGGTTGCGTTGATCCTGCTGATGTTGACGAAGTGATGAATGATCAAACGGCATGCCTTGTTATGCAGCACCCTAATTTTTTGGGGACACTGGAAGAAGCTGAGCAACTAACTGAAATCGCCCACAAATACGGCGCTTTGTCGGTTGTTTCCTATGACCCGATCAGCCTGGGCCTTTTGAAACGTCCTGGTGATTATGGTGCAGACATTGCTATCGCAGAAGGACAGTCTCTGGGAACTCCATTACAGTTCGGCGGCCCATATCTGGGACTATTTTCCTGCAGCAAAAAATTTGTTCGCAGAATGCCAGGTCGATTGATTGGCCAAACTGTCGATCGAAACGGTAAATCCTGTTTTGTACTCAATCTACAAGCGAGAGAACAACACATCCGTCGTGATAAAGCAACGAGTAATATATGTAGTAACCAGGGGTTGATCGCGATCCGTGCTACCGTCTATCTGTCCCTCCTCGGAAAACAGGGGATTCGTGAAGTGGCTAATCTTTCCTGTCAAAAAGCACATTATGCTGCCGAACAACTTTCCCAAATCGAGGGCATCAATCTTCTATTCAACAATCGCCCTTTTTTCAAAGAGTTTGTTATAAGCTGCTCTGAAGGTCCTGATTATCTATTACGTAAAGCTCGGCAGGCAGGCTTTGATCTTGGGCCGGAACTATCCCGCTTTGATTTCCAGAATGGTTCCGAACTCTACCAAACCGGAGTACTTGTAGCAATTACAGAACAAAGAACACGCGCAGAAATTGATCGTCTCGTGATGGCATTAAAAGCATAG
- the gcvPB gene encoding aminomethyl-transferring glycine dehydrogenase subunit GcvPB, whose amino-acid sequence MRNQLATELLFALSQPGRRGALFPDSDVPKKPLNELIPQSALAIQPTDLPEVTEPDVIRHFVNLSTLNMCVDTHFYPLGSCTMKYNPKRHERLAGLPGIVDLHPYQNPSDLQGMLEMLYGMQEMLAEISGLPAVSLQPAAGAQGEFTALLTAKAYFEDRRENRTKVLFPNSAHGTNPASAALAGFDCVQLESSEEGLIDLEDLKTHLDDQTAVFMVTNPNTLGLFEKDIKQIAQMVHDAGGLVYIDGANMNAILGYTRPGDFGGDMMHFNVHKTFTGPHGAGGPGAGPIAVRDFLADYLPGPVIKQTEIDSEENQFVLETPSKSIGRIRTFYGNIGILVRGYCYLRTLGAEGLKAVSENAVLNANYLKIILKDVLPVPNGELCMHEFVASASKMKSENGITAMDIAKRLLDFGFHAPTVYFPLVVPEAIMVEPTETESKETLDAFAETIRQIVKEAPEFLHDAPHSTDISRPDEVIAARNPILQCCET is encoded by the coding sequence ATGCGAAATCAATTGGCTACCGAATTATTGTTTGCTCTTTCCCAGCCTGGCCGACGTGGCGCCCTGTTTCCTGATTCAGATGTTCCTAAAAAACCATTGAATGAATTGATCCCTCAATCGGCATTAGCTATTCAACCTACGGACCTACCTGAAGTCACAGAACCAGATGTCATTCGACATTTTGTCAATTTATCAACCCTCAATATGTGTGTGGATACCCATTTTTACCCTTTGGGTAGCTGTACCATGAAATACAATCCCAAACGTCATGAACGACTGGCCGGCCTGCCTGGGATTGTTGATTTACACCCTTATCAAAATCCGTCTGATCTGCAAGGCATGCTGGAAATGCTATATGGAATGCAGGAAATGCTGGCTGAAATTTCAGGATTACCTGCCGTCTCATTGCAACCAGCTGCAGGAGCCCAAGGAGAATTCACCGCATTATTGACCGCAAAAGCGTATTTTGAAGATCGTAGAGAAAATCGTACCAAAGTACTATTTCCGAACAGCGCTCACGGAACCAATCCGGCAAGTGCAGCTCTTGCTGGTTTTGACTGCGTGCAACTGGAAAGTAGTGAAGAAGGATTGATTGATTTAGAGGACCTCAAAACACATCTGGATGACCAGACGGCTGTGTTCATGGTTACGAATCCTAACACACTGGGATTGTTTGAAAAAGATATCAAGCAGATTGCACAAATGGTGCATGATGCAGGTGGGCTGGTTTATATTGATGGTGCCAATATGAATGCCATCCTCGGATACACACGCCCCGGTGACTTTGGAGGCGATATGATGCATTTTAATGTGCATAAAACTTTCACTGGCCCACATGGTGCCGGGGGACCAGGGGCTGGCCCCATTGCGGTTCGCGACTTTCTGGCTGACTATCTCCCCGGCCCAGTCATCAAACAAACGGAAATCGATTCGGAAGAAAATCAGTTTGTGCTGGAAACCCCTTCCAAATCCATCGGACGCATTCGAACATTTTACGGAAACATCGGAATCTTAGTACGAGGATATTGTTATTTGAGAACACTCGGAGCTGAAGGCTTAAAAGCGGTCTCTGAAAATGCGGTTCTGAATGCAAACTATCTCAAAATTATCTTAAAAGATGTACTCCCGGTTCCCAATGGTGAATTGTGTATGCACGAGTTTGTCGCTTCAGCCTCAAAAATGAAGTCCGAAAATGGGATCACTGCAATGGACATCGCCAAACGACTGCTCGACTTTGGTTTTCATGCACCAACAGTCTATTTCCCATTGGTTGTGCCTGAAGCCATTATGGTCGAACCAACGGAAACAGAATCAAAAGAAACTCTGGATGCGTTCGCCGAGACAATCCGACAGATTGTAAAGGAAGCCCCGGAGTTTCTACATGACGCACCACATAGTACCGACATTAGTAGGCCCGATGAAGTCATCGCAGCCCGTAACCCAATTCTACAGTGCTGTGAGACATAA
- a CDS encoding biotin/lipoate A/B protein ligase family protein — translation MTHTSPPDHCRLIIEPAPLTGSWNMAIDESLLESAASQNICSLRWYRWKKPTISLGYFQKNDTEQNSDVWQDLSRVRRLSGGGAILHHHELTYSFTIPASHRLSKSLPDLYLTIHQPLIDVLSAHQLKVEFRGVSVTAKSEPFLCFGRGDERDLIYLGHKILGSAQRRRKGAIVQHGSLLLLTSEYAPQFPGLLNLAEQTSLYQQEFLTQFSAECSQAIAKAVNLPLKSQNLTDEEFSLANYLEKDKYSQATWNSRKK, via the coding sequence ATGACGCATACTTCACCTCCAGATCACTGTCGTCTGATTATTGAGCCTGCTCCTTTAACCGGGAGTTGGAATATGGCCATTGATGAATCTCTACTAGAATCGGCTGCTTCACAAAATATTTGTTCGTTACGCTGGTACCGCTGGAAAAAACCTACCATTTCTCTCGGTTACTTTCAAAAAAATGATACCGAGCAGAATAGTGATGTTTGGCAAGATCTTTCCAGAGTGCGTCGGCTCTCAGGAGGCGGTGCTATCTTACATCACCATGAGCTAACCTATTCTTTTACGATTCCAGCAAGCCATCGGCTTTCCAAGTCACTACCAGATCTCTACCTGACAATTCATCAACCACTGATTGATGTCTTGTCTGCTCATCAGCTCAAAGTGGAATTTCGTGGTGTTTCCGTTACCGCTAAATCGGAACCATTTCTCTGTTTCGGTCGTGGTGATGAACGGGATCTTATATATCTTGGACACAAGATTCTCGGAAGTGCTCAAAGGCGAAGAAAGGGTGCAATAGTACAGCACGGAAGTCTTTTATTACTTACTTCGGAATACGCTCCTCAATTTCCAGGACTCCTGAATCTAGCGGAACAAACCAGCTTGTACCAACAAGAATTTCTAACGCAATTCTCTGCGGAATGCTCTCAGGCTATTGCCAAAGCGGTCAATCTGCCTCTTAAGTCTCAAAACCTGACTGACGAGGAATTCTCGCTTGCTAACTATCTGGAAAAAGATAAGTATTCACAAGCTACCTGGAACTCACGAAAGAAATAG
- a CDS encoding FHA domain-containing protein: MLQPALKVIGGRHNGKQIPITGKKFLIGREEDCHLRPNSDMVSRHHCVFTVDEYSVRLRDFGSTNGTSVNGKRIKGEIQLAHGDKIQVGKLDFEIIIAKSADAESSQNDSGAVAEAPSSGEILTGSDTVFDIPVRSNDDSQTPAAAPEETTPAPETPSTSEVYTGDTQILSTEQQQQAQQAGYPPQQYPYPPQQMPPGQQYPYPMPPQYYPQQGYPQQPMPAYPQQYQVPPQGYPQQPPPPQQPQENAENEPVVPDLPPVTLPPPEETGVKNQE, from the coding sequence ATGTTGCAACCTGCGTTAAAAGTAATAGGCGGTCGTCATAACGGAAAACAAATTCCAATTACAGGCAAAAAGTTTTTAATCGGCCGAGAAGAAGACTGCCACTTACGACCCAACAGTGACATGGTTAGTCGACATCATTGTGTATTCACAGTTGACGAATACAGCGTTCGCCTACGTGACTTTGGCAGTACTAATGGTACTTCAGTCAATGGAAAACGAATTAAGGGTGAAATTCAACTCGCGCACGGCGATAAGATCCAAGTCGGTAAACTCGACTTCGAAATCATTATTGCCAAGTCAGCAGATGCTGAAAGTTCACAAAATGACTCAGGAGCTGTTGCCGAAGCACCTTCCAGTGGAGAAATTCTGACTGGGTCAGATACTGTGTTCGATATTCCGGTCCGTTCTAATGACGATTCTCAAACACCTGCTGCGGCTCCTGAAGAAACGACTCCCGCTCCTGAAACACCATCAACTTCTGAGGTCTATACTGGGGATACTCAAATTCTGTCTACAGAACAACAGCAACAAGCCCAACAAGCAGGCTACCCTCCGCAACAGTATCCTTATCCACCACAACAGATGCCGCCCGGACAACAATACCCATACCCAATGCCACCTCAGTACTATCCACAACAAGGGTATCCTCAACAACCGATGCCAGCCTACCCTCAACAGTACCAAGTGCCACCACAGGGCTATCCCCAACAGCCACCACCTCCTCAACAACCACAAGAAAATGCAGAGAATGAGCCGGTCGTCCCAGATCTGCCACCAGTTACTCTACCACCACCCGAAGAAACCGGCGTCAAGAATCAAGAGTAA
- a CDS encoding DUF1559 domain-containing protein yields MKAHIVCFHMHIEGPMDGIHTRAINMIPGFTYRILQYVDQAPMYNAYEVDCANVSMINSVHVYCFLSSQTFVRTALPAFMCPSDVGPAFAESSGVRWGGNYMGCIGWSRNRSTGSDNGMFGYETKTKMRDITNGTSSTMMLSEGVQRVTVPTGFSWGYPGCYWIGGAHGEVTFTAFETPNTSAADQNFLCKSTTDVNAPCVSNQIDKWNYARSKHVGGVHIGMADGAVRFISENIDRGTYRALATMSGDEVIGEF; encoded by the coding sequence ATGAAAGCGCACATCGTGTGTTTTCATATGCACATCGAGGGGCCAATGGATGGTATCCACACGCGTGCCATCAACATGATACCTGGTTTTACCTACCGCATTCTACAATATGTAGATCAGGCACCAATGTATAACGCTTATGAAGTGGATTGTGCAAACGTTTCTATGATCAATAGTGTTCATGTGTATTGTTTTTTGAGCAGTCAGACATTTGTTCGTACGGCCTTACCGGCTTTCATGTGTCCTTCAGACGTGGGGCCTGCATTTGCAGAATCTTCTGGGGTACGTTGGGGGGGAAATTATATGGGGTGTATTGGTTGGTCGAGAAATCGTTCAACAGGTTCTGATAATGGGATGTTTGGGTATGAAACCAAAACCAAGATGCGCGACATTACTAATGGGACATCAAGCACAATGATGCTGAGTGAAGGAGTGCAACGTGTGACGGTTCCCACTGGTTTCTCATGGGGTTACCCTGGTTGTTATTGGATTGGAGGTGCTCATGGTGAAGTCACATTTACGGCATTCGAGACACCAAACACTTCGGCAGCAGACCAGAACTTCCTTTGTAAAAGTACAACTGATGTGAATGCACCCTGTGTCTCGAATCAAATAGACAAATGGAACTATGCCCGGAGTAAGCATGTCGGAGGCGTACATATTGGGATGGCGGATGGAGCAGTGCGGTTTATTTCAGAAAATATTGACCGTGGTACATACCGTGCCTTGGCAACTATGTCAGGTGATGAAGTCATTGGTGAATTTTAA
- a CDS encoding RNA polymerase sigma factor, with protein sequence MNEEDAAQVRSCLEGNKDAMRAFVARFQSSIFGLCYRMLGHRHDAEDVAQEVFVRAFRSLHQWDSARTLKPWLLTIAANRCRTFLSKRSKRPIPTEFAPELAVSQSPEPLQDLGEELQNAINLLREDHRTCFILFHQEQMSCQEIGEVLDRPEGTIKTWLHRSRQELSSTLRQRGIVPEVRHESR encoded by the coding sequence GTGAATGAAGAAGATGCGGCGCAAGTCCGAAGTTGCCTGGAAGGTAATAAGGATGCGATGCGCGCATTTGTTGCGAGGTTTCAAAGTTCTATTTTTGGACTCTGTTACCGTATGCTGGGGCATCGGCATGATGCCGAAGACGTTGCACAGGAAGTGTTTGTTCGTGCATTTCGCAGCCTTCACCAATGGGATTCCGCACGAACTTTAAAGCCCTGGTTATTGACTATCGCCGCCAATCGATGCAGAACATTTCTGAGTAAAAGGTCGAAACGACCCATTCCAACAGAATTCGCCCCCGAATTGGCAGTCAGTCAATCACCGGAACCATTACAGGATCTTGGTGAGGAACTTCAGAACGCCATCAATCTGTTACGTGAAGATCATCGAACGTGTTTTATCTTATTTCATCAAGAACAAATGAGCTGTCAAGAAATCGGCGAAGTGCTGGATAGGCCGGAAGGTACCATCAAAACATGGCTCCACCGCTCCAGACAAGAATTATCATCAACCTTAAGACAGCGTGGAATCGTACCAGAGGTCAGACATGAATCTCGTTGA